In one window of Macrobrachium rosenbergii isolate ZJJX-2024 chromosome 11, ASM4041242v1, whole genome shotgun sequence DNA:
- the LOC136843364 gene encoding receptor-type tyrosine-protein phosphatase delta-like, with the protein MKTGIIWLLSALAIASAQSYGVIENFRMKSNTIDTIVLEWSLVGGDVPVSKYTLIYDDDFSQDVRCPVQYCTHEVDYLDPCSVYEFKLIPHYKDGVDGKTAETSGNTVEQVPGEPTNPSASSSSSGILVTWQAPAENPNCVDKYIVCARIKGDLDTNCQETYDLTLLLEEIQLCSTYVITIHASTPTGQMGPESAAEATTAEGVPGIPENVVVTLSTETMITITYDDPLKNPRCVVEFGVIYGEITKRIKGVDSSRGNGKHEHTISPLDACTNYTIGVYGVNPSEKKGPTAVQYAATADTEPFPPHYLIVDPTGPDSVDASWPGDPTNKCADSLTVCWTDHIHPVEFCEDIFDRDIIDGGGSFTITDLLPCSNYEVTITAHSPTGMSSPTLANWTFTDDITPGPVENLKVKEVEVNRIAISYDPPSDQAQCVKEYDTRVINLDEGGEITLEDGAFVVGIDESHTELDACTNYALHVRTVTRTGLVSNWTIVHTTTGDAMPSEARNFQLHDATEDSLALYWFQPELNKRCAIAYRLSWKSGDDSGSETIDLTPPLPFEVTHTISGLKACTDYQLTLIAISATAGESAPATLNASTGGCGL; encoded by the exons ATGAAGACTGGTATAATTTGGCTTTTATCGGCGCTAGCCATCGCATCGGCTCAGAGCTATG GAGTCATCGAAAACTTCCGAATGAAGAGCAACACGATCGACACCATCGTGCTGGAGTGGTCTCTCGTCGGGGGCGACGTCCCCGTCAGCAAATACACTCTGATCTACGACGACGACTTCTCGCAGGACGTCAGGTGCCCCGTGCAATACTGCACTCACGAGGTCGACTACCTGGATCCCTGCTCGGTCTACGAGTTCAAGCTGATTCCTCATTACAAGGACGGAGTCGATGGAAAGACAGCCGAGACGTCTGGCAATACTGTGGAACAGG TACCAGGAGAGCCGACCAACCCGTCTGCATCGAGCTCCAGTTCCGGAATCCTTGTAACCTGGCAGGCACCTGCAGAAAATCCAAACTGCGTTGACAAATACATCGTCTGCGCGAGGATCAAGGGAGATCTGGACACCAATTGCCAAGAG ACATACGACCTCACTCTCCTGCTGGAGGAAATCCAGTTATGCTCTACCTACGTCATCACAATCCACGCCTCCACTCCTACGGGACAGATGGGTCCCGAGTCCGCTGCAGAGGCCACCACAGCTGAGGGAG TTCCAGGTATCCCTGAGAACGTCGTCGTAACTCTGTCAACCGAGACGATGATTACCATCACCTACGATGACCCCCTGAAAAATCCTCGCTGTGTCGtaga ATTCGGAGTGATCTACGGAGAAATTACTAAGCGTATAAAGGGGGTGGACTCCTCCAGAGGGAACGGTAAACACGAGCACACCATCAGCCCCTTGGATGCTTGCACCAATTACACCATCGGCGTCTACGGCGTCAATCCGTCCGAGAAGAAGGGCCCGACTGCCGTTCAGTACGCAGCTACTGCAGACACAG AACCATTCCCGCCTCATTACCTCATCGTTGACCCAACTGGGCCTGACTCCGTCGATGCGAGCTGGCCCGGAGACCCGACCAACAAATGCGCCGACTCCCTCACCGTTTGCTGGACCGACCACATCCACCCAGTGGAGTTTTGCGAGGACATTTTCGACAGAGATATAATCGACGGCGGTGGCTCGTTCACCATCACGGATCTCCTCCCTTGCAGTAACTACGAAGTGACTATCACCGCTCATTCCCCGACTGGTATGAGCAGTCCAACTCTCGCTAACTGGACCTTCACTGATGATATCA CGCCTGGCCCAGTTGAAAACCTCAAAGTAAAAGAAGTAGAGGTCAACAGAATAGCCATCTCTTACGACCCTCCGTCCGATCAAGCCCAGTGTGTCAAGGAGTACGACACCAGAGTTATAAACCTGGATGAAGGTGGTGAAATCACTCTGGAGGATGGGGCCTTCGTTGTAGGAATCGATGAGAGTCACACCGAGCTAGACGCTTGCACTAACTACGCCCTGCACGTGCGCACAGTTACGCGAACAGGGTTAGTTTCCAACTGGACAATTGTGCACACTACCACGGGGGATGCTATGCCTAGCGAGGCGCGTAACTTCCAGCTACATGACGCCACGGAGGATTCCCTGGCTCTGTATTGGTTCCAACCAGAGCTTAACAAGAGATGTGCCATTGCTTACCGTCTGTCATGGAAGTCCGGAGATGACTCCGGTTCGGAGACAATAGACCTCACACCCCCTCTTCCCTTCGAAGTGACCCACACCATTTCGGGTCTCAAAGCTTGCACCGACTATCAGTTAACGCTGATAGCTATCTCAGCAACAGCGGGTGAAAGCGCACCTGCAACTCTGAACGCAAGTACTGGTGGTTGTGGTTTATAG